Proteins from a single region of Gossypium arboreum isolate Shixiya-1 chromosome 1, ASM2569848v2, whole genome shotgun sequence:
- the LOC108483084 gene encoding protein ESSENTIAL FOR POTEXVIRUS ACCUMULATION 1-like isoform X2 produces the protein MAHTSASDSRRLLTVNPSHPISKDVQGSDNPIPLSPQWLLSKPGENKPGIGTMENHSVPYPSHGGRSEVMKPSGNGEGMHDTPKKDVFRPSLLDMETGRRDRWRDEERDTHSSLLKDHWRDGDKELSDTRRVDRLVDNLPSRQFGEARRAPTERWTDSGNRDSNYDQKRESKWNTRWGPDDKNNERSRDKWADSGRDGDMPLDKGLPHLSSHGKDVREGDHYRPWRSTSSQSRGRGEPPHHQALTPSKQVPTFSYGRGRGESHPSTFSAGRGRGSSGGNSGASIPSHHQTLGTISDKGEIDHGEPSPLQYSRKKMLDLYMRTDLRIYQKLIEELLSVPSLTQNEPLEPLALCAPNSDEMLVLKGIDRGDITSSGSPQMPKDGPASRNSTEYTHPRRNKIGSREDIPPAVDDCKEESSDIPNSNYSQLEKHKGYPDTKFKYEDNRVLFKRDEEVPISRESSIQVPNSVNPGTMWRTSSFGERSPTVTHDWKEIPNDARSRTPDMSWSQSQKDMINQRESNVMNSSYARDEANWQSSEDPILTRQPSGILVREPEPRKLTAPEDLILHYKDPQGEIQGPFSGIDIISWFEAGYFGLDLEVRLASAPRDSPFSLLGDVMPHLRAKARPPPGFGVPKQGELSDLSSRPNYSSPGKVHAGASEINMIRNEPRQATEAENRFLESLMSGGMSNPSQGLQGYVPNNPSSIPPSGIENGSDLYLLGRRMTLERQMSLPKPYPNWQGRDGASLVPKPDIISESPTRHAKLLPSLTDNTPQLPPQAADLMSILQGLPDRSAPGVNNSVSGWANFPAHGALDTHQEKIEIHHAQNFPNQVSFGIQQQRLQAPTPPSLTSLLGQTVDKPSGILQPEKFISTSSQDPQLLNMLQQQYLMQQLQPQTPVPTPQMLLLEKMMLLKQQQKLEEQQQLLRQQQLLSQVLQEQSQQHLSEPSFGHSQTTTIPTGNSSVDPAQPQSSPQDILQIGSQIPGNQDEHAYNMNLSQQVSRGTSYAVSSGSPPVLLPQEMLSSVNCQKSWGTNAPELVNGMQQSLLVKTNVVESSPSLEVKLSSQEASPVQEPLLTSDSHALTVEQPLERAKKIDEIVPVVHPMNDANRGTLEGHEITSARTSKTDTPINECVQPTGAIDELQVGREKSNDQPSVVREVKNVEAPEVRKASEKKSRKQKSSKSQASDPAKGLSKASSLVQSKPSETVESVVGDSNTAGHKIDGMSQGKKEENKSRNAPMDSDYAKSFSAANVGVVDDETKEPKGEIQPSSSSPMQNPTVQPAVRAWKPAPGFKAKSLLEIQQEEQRKAQTEIAVSEVTSSVNSLSVSTPWTGVVSSLEPRVSRECQRDADISESAIVKPESLNSLSKKNSSLDLLPEEVLAKSRERDADVPGTTTSAHVTTTIVEPTDNDNFIEAKETKKSRKKSAKAKGVGAKVSGIPNIADAVLVSASTVEKGKSSRPAQAEKELLPSIPSGPSLGDFVPWKEEQVNPSPAPAWSADSKKLPKPTSLRDIQKEQKRNSSVQPTNPIMTPHKSQSSQSTPAGVSSWSITSSSPSKTASPLQINSHASQSKYKGDDDLFWGPIDQSKQETKQGDFPLLANAGSRGTKSTPAKGTASGALSRQKSSGRAIDRSLSSSPSSAQSSLKGKSDMLTKHSEAMDFRDWCEGECVRLIGTKGKIQVSWNFV, from the exons ATGGCTCATACCTCTGCTTCCGATTCCCGCCGCCTCCTCACCGTCAACCCTTCCCATCCGATCTCCAAAG ATGTTCAAGGATCTGACAATCCTATTCCTCTTTCACCACAATGGCTTCTTTCAAAGCCAGGGGAGAATAAGCCCGGAATAGGAACTATG gAAAATCATTCTGTGCCATATCCTTCTCATGGAGGTCGCTCTGAAGTCATGAAGCCGTCTGGAAATGGCGAGGGGATGCATGATACCCCAAAGAAGGATGTCTTTAGACCATCCTTACTTGATATGGAAACTGGCCGCCGAGACCGCTGGCGTGATGAAGAACGAGATACCCATTCATCTCTGCTCAAAGATCACTGGAGGGATGGAGATAAAGAGCTCAGTGACACCCGCAGGGTTGATCGATTGGTAGATAACTTGCCTTCAAGACAATTTGGAGAAGCACGCCGTGCACCGACTGAGCGGTGGACTGATTCAGGTAACAGGGACTCAAATTATGATCAAAAGCGTGAGAGCAAATGGAACACACGCTGGGGACCTGATGATAAAAACAATGAAAGGTCACGAGATAAGTGGGCAGACTCTGGTAGAGATGGTGATATGCCTCTTGACAAAGGGTTGCCTCATCTTTCCAGTCATGGGAAGGATGTGAGAGAGGGGGATCACTATCGCCCATGGAGATCCACCTCTTCTCAGAGTCGAGGAAGGGGAGAGCCTCCCCATCACCAAGCGCTAACTCCAAGCAAGCAGGTTCCCACATTTTCTTATGGCCGGGGACGTGGAGAAAGTCACCCTTCAACATTTTCTGCTGGCCGTGGAAGGGGAAGTTCTGGTGGAAATTCAGGGGCTAGTATACCTTCTCATCATCAAACTCTGGGAACCATATCTGACAAGGGTGAAATTGACCATGGAGAGCCATCCCCTTTACAGTATAGTAGGAAAAAAATGCTTGACTTATATATGAGGACCGACTTGAGAATTTACCAAAAACTCATAGAAGAGCTTCTATCAGTGCCTTCACTTACACAAAATGAACCATTGGAACCTCTAGCTCTTTGTGCTCCTAATTCTGATGAAAtg CTTGTTCTAAAGGGAATAGACAGAGGGGACATAACAAGTAGTGGTTCTCCTCAGATGCCTAAAGATGGGCCTGCCAGCCGGAACTCTACAGAGTATACTcatccaagaagaaacaagattg GCAGTAGAGAAGATATACCACCTGCTGTTGATGATTGTAAAGAAGAAAGTTCTGACATTCCAAACAGCAATTATTCACAGCTTGAAAAGCATAAGGGATACCCAGATACTAAGTTCAAATATGAAG ACAATAGGGTTCTTTTCAAAAGGGATGAAGAGGTGCCCATAAGTAGGGAATCGAGCATACAAGTGCCCAACTCTGTTAATCCTGGCACCATGTGGCGAACCTCTTCATTTGGGGAACGATCACCTACAGTCACACATGACTGGAAGGAGATTCCAAATGATGCCAGGTCAAGAACCCCTGACATGAGCTGGTCACAATCACAGAAAGATATGATTAACCAACGAGAAAGTAATGTGATGAATTCATCCTATGCTAGAGATGAAGCAAATTGGCAATCTAGTGAGGATCCTATCCTTACGAGGCAGCCATCTGGAATTTTGGTGAGGGAACCTGAACCTAGGAAGCTGACTGCTCCGGAGGACCTTATTCTTCACTATAAAGATCCTCAAGGTGAAATTCAAGGCCCCTTTTCAGGGATTGATATTATAAGCTGGTTTGAGGCAGGGTATTTTGGGTTAGATTTGGAAGTTCGGCTAGCTAGTGCACCCAGGGACTCACCATTTTCCTTACTTGGTGATGTAATGCCCCACTTGCGAGCTAAAGCACGTCCACCACCTGGATTTGGTGTGCCAAAACAGGGTGAACTCTCTGATTTGTCAAGCAGACCAAATTACAGTAGCCCTGGAAAAGTTCATGCTGGTGCAAGTGAGATCAATATGATCAGAAATGAGCCAAGGCAAGCAACAGAAGCTGAAAATAGATTTTTGGAGTCACTCATGTCTGGTGGCATGAGCAATCCATCCCAAG GCCTGCAAGGATATGTTCCAAACAATCCTAGTAGCATTCCGCCATCTGGAATAGAAAATGGGAGTGACCTCTATCTGTTGGGCCGGAGAATGACACTGGAACGGCAAATGTCTTTGCCAAAACCCTACCCTAATTGGCAGGGGAGAGATGGTGCATCTTTAGTTCCAAAGCCGGATATCATCTCTGAGTCACCCACACGCCATGCAAAACTCCTCCCTTCATTGACTGACAACACTCCTCAGCTGCCTCCACAAGCTGCTGATTTAATGTCCATCCTCCAAGGATTACCTGACAGGTCTGCTCCTGGAGTAAACAACAGTGTCAGTGGTTGGGCAAATTTTCCTGCACACGGTGCATTAGATACTCATCAAGAGAAGATCGAGATACATCATGCTCAAAATTTTCCTAACCAAGTGTCGTTTGGGATCCAGCAACAAAGGCTGCAAGCACCAACCCCACCTTCCTTGACAAGTTTGCTTGGTCAAACTGTGGATAAGCCATCTGGAATTTTACAACCTGAGAAGTTTATCTCCACTTCATCTCAAGACCCCCAACTGCTAAATATGTTGCAACAGCAGTATTTAATGCAGCAGCTACAACCCCAGACACCAGTACCAACTCCACAGATGCTGCTACTTGAAAAGATGATGTTGCTTAAGCAGCAACAGAAACTGGAGGAACAGCAACAGTTGTTGCGGCAACAACAATTGCTTTCACAGGTTTTGCAAGAACAATCGCAGCAGCATTTAAGTGAACCCTCTTTTGGACACTCACAGACTACCACAATACCAACAGGTAATTCATCCGTGGATCCGGCTCAACCTCAGTCATCACCACAGGATATTCTTCAGATTGGTTCGCAGATCCCGGGCAACCAAGATGAGCATGCCTATAATATGAACCTGTCTCAGCAAGTTTCCAGGGGTACCAGTTATGCTGTTAGTTCTGGGTCCCCACCTGTGCTTCTACCACAAGAGATGCTCAGTAGTGTCAATTGTCAGAAGAGCTGGGGTACTAATGCACCAGAACTGGTAAATGGCATGCAACAGTCTTTACTGGTGAAAACAAATGTTGTTGAAAGCTCGCCCTCATTGGAAGTGAAATTATCTTCTCAGGAGGCTTCTCCTGTGCAAGAGCCCCTCCTAACTTCAGACAGCCATGCACTTACTGTGGAGCAGCCGCTGGAACGTGCTAAGAAGATTGATGAAATTGTGCCAGTTGTACACCCCATGAATGATGCAAACCGTGGAACCTTGGAGGGCCATGAAATTACTTCTGCTAGAACCTCTAAAACCGATACACCTATTAATGAGTGTGTTCAACCTACTGGTGCTATCGATGAACTGCAAGTTGGAAGAGAAAAAAGCAATGATCAGCCTTCTGTGGTGAGAGAAGTTAAGAATGTTGAAGCTCCTGAGGTAAGAAAAGCTTCAGAAAAGAAGTCTAGAAAGCAAAAATCTAGTAAATCACAAGCTTCAGACCCTGCAAAGGGACTTTCAAAGGCTTCCTCTTTGGTGCAATCAAAACCATCTGAAACTGTAGAGTCAGTTGTTGGTGACTCAAACACTGCTGGACATAAGATTGATGGGATGTCTCAAGGAAAGAAGGAAGAGAACAAATCCAGAAATGCTCCCATGGATTCTGACTATGCTAAAAGCTTTTCAGCTGCTAACGTTGGTGTTGTGGATGATGAAACCAAAGAACCTAAGGGTGAGATTCAACCTTCTAGTTCTTCCCCAATGCAGAACCCAACTGTACAGCCTGCTGTACGTGCTTGGAAACCTGCTCCTGGTTTCAAGGCAAAGTCATTATTGGAAATCCAACAGGAAGAACAGAGGAAGGCTCAAACTGAAATCGCAGTATCAGAGGTTACTTCTTCTGTCAACTCTCTAAGTGTGTCAACTCCATGGACTGGGGTTGTCTCTAGTTTAGAACCCAGAGTTTCTAGAGAATGTCAAAGAGATGCAGATATTTCTGAGTCAGCTATTGTGAAACCTGAAAGTTTAAATTCATTGAGTAAAAAAAATTCATCACTTGATCTGTTGCCAGAAGAAGTTTTGGCAAAATCAAGGGAAAGAGATGCCGATGTTCCTGGCACTACTACATCTGCCCATGTTACCACTACAATTGTGGAACCCACTGATAATGACAATTTTATTGAGGCTAAAGAAACTAAAAAGAGTCGGAAAAAGTCTGCCAAAGCAAAGGGCGTGGGAGCAAAAGTTTCAGGTATTCCAAATATTGCTGATGCTGTTCTTGTTAGTGCAAGTACTGTTGAGAAAGGCAAAAGTTCTCGTCCAGCACAGGCTGAGAAGGAATTATTGCCTTCAATTCCATCAGGTCCTTCTTTGGGAGATTTTGTACCTTGGAAAGAGGAACAAGTAAACCCTTCCCCTGCTCCAGCTTGGTCTGCTGATTCTAAGAAACTCCCTAAACCTACATCGTTGCGGGACATCCAAAAGGAGCAGAAGAGGAATTCCTCTGTCCAGCCAACAAATCCAATAATGACTCCTCATAAATCCCAATCAAGTCAGTCAACCCCTGCTGGTGTTTCATCATGGTCCATCACTTCATCTTCACCTTCAAAGACTGCATCTCCACTCCAGATAAATTCTCATGCATCTCAGTCAAAATATAAAGGAGA